A single window of Intrasporangium calvum DSM 43043 DNA harbors:
- a CDS encoding DUF4190 domain-containing protein: MPSPYSFGPEAAGANRFAIAALLCGLAGFIPVAPVIAVVLGVIALRQLRRRSRAGQSQRGRGMAISGIVLGSVGILLWGLIVAAALLWSDDSEPVAATPSAPPATAGRVTIDELRPGDCFSGISPASLDWASLASCGAEHEMQLITTVDLGDEPFPGDDEAGNLAERRCTAAAEPLLDESKLDRVDLFFIYPNSRLAWDQNPTALCIASSIDGVLLHSVLK; this comes from the coding sequence GTGCCGTCCCCCTACTCGTTCGGGCCCGAGGCAGCCGGCGCAAACAGGTTCGCCATCGCGGCCCTTCTGTGCGGTCTGGCCGGCTTCATCCCGGTCGCGCCCGTCATCGCCGTCGTGCTCGGCGTCATCGCGCTGCGACAGCTGCGCCGCCGGTCCCGAGCGGGCCAGTCCCAGCGTGGACGCGGCATGGCGATCTCCGGCATCGTCCTCGGCTCGGTCGGCATCCTCCTCTGGGGTCTCATCGTCGCCGCCGCGTTGCTCTGGTCCGACGACAGCGAGCCCGTGGCGGCCACTCCGAGCGCGCCCCCGGCGACCGCCGGTCGGGTCACGATCGACGAGCTGCGGCCCGGCGACTGCTTCTCCGGGATCAGCCCGGCCTCCCTCGACTGGGCGTCCCTGGCCAGCTGCGGGGCCGAGCACGAGATGCAGCTCATCACGACGGTCGACCTGGGGGACGAGCCGTTCCCGGGCGATGACGAGGCGGGCAACCTCGCCGAGCGCAGGTGCACCGCGGCCGCCGAGCCGCTCCTCGACGAGTCGAAGCTCGACCGCGTGGACCTCTTCTTCATCTATCCGAACAGTCGGCTCGCGTGGGACCAAAACCCCACGGCGCTGTGCATCGCCTCC
- a CDS encoding NUDIX hydrolase, with amino-acid sequence MTAQAAPSSQPGRRLPAVEERSAGGIVVDIQDGCALIAIIARRNRAGRIEWCLPKGHVEPGETLVETAAREVAEETGIVGRVLIELGTIDYWFATSTKRVHKYVHHYLLEALGGELSIENDPDREAIDVAWMRLDEVHRQLTFPNERRIAQAAWNRLAGTA; translated from the coding sequence ATGACCGCGCAAGCCGCCCCGAGCTCCCAGCCGGGGAGGCGCCTGCCTGCGGTCGAGGAGCGTTCTGCCGGGGGGATCGTCGTCGACATCCAGGACGGCTGCGCCCTCATTGCGATCATCGCCCGGCGCAACCGCGCGGGCCGCATCGAGTGGTGCCTGCCCAAGGGCCACGTCGAGCCCGGCGAGACGCTCGTCGAGACGGCGGCACGGGAGGTCGCCGAGGAGACGGGCATCGTCGGACGGGTGCTCATCGAGCTCGGCACGATCGACTACTGGTTCGCGACGTCGACGAAGCGCGTGCACAAGTACGTCCACCACTACCTCCTCGAGGCCCTCGGTGGCGAGCTGTCCATCGAGAACGATCCCGACCGGGAGGCCATCGACGTCGCCTGGATGCGCCTCGACGAGGTCCATCGCCAGCTCACCTTCCCCAACGAGCGTCGCATCGCGCAGGCGGCGTGGAACCGGCTGGCAGGCACGGCGTGA
- a CDS encoding CCA tRNA nucleotidyltransferase, translating to MPDRPTATTPDPTHLPLLRGAVAQLAPVLPLLQELGQRFADRGHELALVGGPVRDAFLGRISPDLDFTTNASTDAILAAVVGWADAHWDIGREFGTIGLRKGDHHIEITSYRADTYDRTSRRPEVMFGDTLEGDLVRRDFTVNAMAIRLPSLEFVDVHDGLADLAARRLMTPAPPEESFADDPLRMMRAARFASQLGFEVAVEVRAAMTERAGTLAIISAERIRDEFTKLLLSPAPRPGLTLLVDTGLADEFLPELPALRLEVDEHHRHKDVYEHSLTVLEQAIDLEGPPGAPEDQVPGPDLVLRLASLLHDIGKPATRRFEPGGGVSFHHHELVGARMAARRLKAMRYDKDTLKAVARLVELHLRFHGYGEGQWTDSAVRRYVTDAGPLLPRLHRLTRSDSTTRNVRKAERLSRAYDDLERRIERLAEEEELAAIRPELNGNEIAAALAIKPGPVLGEAYQFLLGVRLDEGLIGKDAAREKLLEWWARRD from the coding sequence GTGCCTGACCGTCCCACCGCGACCACCCCCGACCCGACGCACCTGCCGCTCCTGCGCGGCGCGGTCGCCCAGCTCGCGCCCGTGCTGCCGCTGCTCCAGGAGCTCGGGCAGCGCTTCGCGGACCGCGGGCACGAGCTCGCCCTGGTCGGCGGCCCGGTGCGCGACGCGTTCCTCGGGCGGATCTCCCCGGACCTCGACTTCACGACGAACGCGAGCACCGACGCGATCCTCGCGGCCGTCGTCGGCTGGGCGGACGCCCACTGGGACATCGGGCGCGAGTTCGGCACGATCGGGCTGCGCAAGGGCGACCACCACATCGAGATCACGAGCTACCGGGCCGACACGTACGACCGCACGAGCCGCAGACCCGAGGTGATGTTCGGCGACACCCTCGAGGGGGACCTGGTCCGCCGCGACTTCACCGTCAACGCCATGGCGATCCGGCTGCCGAGCCTCGAGTTCGTCGACGTCCACGACGGCCTCGCCGATCTCGCGGCGCGCCGGCTGATGACGCCCGCACCGCCGGAGGAGTCCTTCGCCGACGACCCGCTGCGGATGATGCGGGCGGCCCGCTTCGCCTCCCAGCTCGGCTTCGAGGTCGCCGTCGAGGTGCGCGCGGCGATGACCGAGCGGGCCGGCACCCTCGCGATCATCTCGGCCGAGCGGATCCGTGACGAGTTCACCAAGCTGCTCCTGTCCCCGGCGCCCCGCCCGGGCCTGACCCTGCTCGTCGACACCGGGCTCGCCGACGAGTTCCTGCCCGAGCTGCCGGCGCTGCGTCTCGAGGTCGACGAGCACCACCGCCACAAGGACGTCTACGAGCACTCGCTGACCGTGCTCGAGCAGGCGATCGACCTCGAGGGACCGCCCGGCGCCCCGGAGGACCAGGTGCCCGGACCCGACCTCGTGCTCCGCCTCGCCTCGCTCCTGCACGACATCGGCAAGCCGGCGACGCGGCGGTTCGAGCCGGGCGGGGGGGTCTCGTTCCACCACCACGAGCTCGTCGGGGCGCGGATGGCGGCCCGGCGGCTCAAGGCGATGCGCTACGACAAGGACACCCTCAAGGCGGTCGCCAGGCTCGTCGAGCTGCACCTGCGCTTCCACGGCTACGGCGAGGGGCAGTGGACCGACTCGGCGGTGCGACGCTATGTCACCGACGCGGGCCCGCTGCTGCCCCGCCTCCACCGGCTCACCCGCTCCGACAGCACGACCCGCAACGTCCGGAAGGCCGAGCGGCTCTCCCGCGCCTACGACGACCTCGAGCGGCGCATCGAGCGCCTCGCCGAGGAGGAGGAGCTGGCTGCCATCCGGCCCGAGCTGAACGGCAACGAGATCGCCGCGGCGCTCGCGATCAAGCCGGGGCCGGTTCTCGGCGAGGCCTATCAGTTCCTCCTGGGGGTTCGCCTCGACGAGGGCCTCATCGGCAAGGACGCGGCCCGCGAGAAGCTCCTGGAGTGGTGGGCCCGGCGCGACTGA
- a CDS encoding PP2C family protein-serine/threonine phosphatase codes for MTTDQSAISVGVATDVGRVRQHNEDCARAAGTIFVVADGMGGHAAGEVASAIAADSVVELAEHPTLQPHDIVEQLGEANRRILESAANHPEQAGMGTTVAGLALASVDGSKQWVVFNIGDSRVYRMVDDQLSQVTVDHSEVWELVQRGLITEEQAQRHPSRNIITRSLGREPMGDVDTWVLPPHQGESFVICSDGLSNELTRDEIEAVLAAAPDAEAAATELVRRAVEAGGRDNVTAIVVQALR; via the coding sequence ATGACGACCGACCAGTCGGCGATCTCGGTGGGCGTCGCGACTGACGTCGGCCGGGTCCGACAGCACAACGAGGACTGCGCCCGAGCGGCCGGGACGATCTTCGTCGTCGCCGACGGCATGGGCGGGCACGCGGCCGGCGAGGTGGCGAGCGCCATCGCCGCGGACTCGGTCGTCGAGCTCGCGGAGCACCCGACGCTGCAACCGCACGACATCGTCGAGCAGCTCGGTGAGGCCAACCGTCGGATTCTCGAGTCGGCCGCCAACCACCCCGAGCAGGCGGGCATGGGGACCACCGTGGCCGGCCTGGCCCTGGCGTCGGTGGACGGGTCGAAGCAGTGGGTCGTCTTCAACATCGGCGACTCCCGGGTCTACCGGATGGTCGACGACCAGCTGTCCCAGGTCACGGTGGACCACTCCGAGGTGTGGGAGCTCGTCCAGCGTGGCCTCATCACCGAGGAGCAGGCCCAGCGCCACCCGAGCCGCAACATCATCACCCGGTCGCTCGGGCGCGAGCCGATGGGGGACGTCGACACCTGGGTCCTCCCGCCGCACCAGGGCGAGTCCTTCGTCATCTGTTCCGACGGCCTGTCGAACGAGCTGACGCGGGACGAGATCGAGGCGGTCCTCGCCGCGGCCCCGGACGCAGAGGCGGCGGCGACGGAGCTGGTTCGGCGCGCCGTCGAGGCCGGCGGTCGCGACAACGTGACGGCGATCGTCGTGCAGGCCCTTCGGTGA